CACAGCTGCAGTCTTGTGAACACGGCTTTGCAGCTGTTAGACAGGGTTGTTTCAATCGGTTATCTTTTTAGAGTAAAatcatatatacagtgcctatagaaagtctacacccccttgaacttttgtCATGGTTGTGCCAGTGCCTCAGAGTGCATTTCATTGAGGATTTGTTCCATTTACCTACACACTGTACTTCATCCGGTTTAGGCTGCGTTTTACCTGTGTGCGTCTCCCCTGGCCAGGTCTGCGTCGCCGGCTGATGGCCATACTGACGTGCTCTGAGCTGGGGtctgaggagagggagaaggcGGAGCGGCTGTGGGTGCTCTTCCTGTCCGGGATCGACTTCTTCCTGCAGGAGCTACACAAGATCGCCGCCCTGCAGGCGCTGTTCCCCCTGGCCCAGCAACGTGACCACCGGGCCCTGGTCAGCACCGGGGCGGTGGGCCGGGGGGTGGAGGTGGCTGCCCGGGCGGCGACGGCACAGTTGCCCTGGGCGGAGGGGGCGGGCGAGGAGCCCCCGGACCTGCGGGTCCACATCGCCCAGCTGGAGATCATGGCCCAGGAGATGGTGCAGCGGGTCAATGTGCCCATCTGGTCAGTGGAGCCCATGCAGGAGGCCTGGGGAGAGGGCAGCGGGGGCGAGCTGGAGCTGGAGGACAGGGTGACGTCCGAGGAGCTGCTGACCGTAGAGGAGCTGCCACAGGGGGAGCACCGCACCGGCTGCTGCCACGCCCGAGGCTGCCGGTGGGGTGGGGCCCTCTGCCTGGTGACCTGAAGAGGGAGCGTAGCCACAGACGCGCTTACACACATAAGAGTGCCATTGCTCTTGCACTTTTTCGCCCCACCCTCCCCTAAACTCTAGCCAGAGACTTGCATTGCGCATGACTTGGACTTTGAACCCAATTGTCCATTCCCCTGTACCTCCACCTCCATACGCTTCCTAAATAAACGCAAGTAAGCAAAACCTCTTACAATGGATCCAAGATCTCTGCGGTTTTCTGCCTGAAGGCCAGCACTGGTTTTATTAGGGTGTATAGCAGTGGTTGCCAAGGCGGTACTGGGGGACCCcttccctgctggtttttgttccaaccgagctctcaattacttaattgaacccttaattgaactaatttcctaaatcagagacttaCTTTAAACAGTAAGGgttttaagtatagaattatatttaaaaaacattgaacaaacaactattttctcacaatttaaaaagtaaaatctaagcagagcgttacttcaattaagtaatcgagagctcggttggaacaaaaaccagcagggtagggggtttgggaaccactggtgtaTAGGGTAGCGCAGCAAGAGACTACACATCCATCTCACCCAGGGGTCTCTCACAATCCCCTGGGCCATGCGTGTGGCAGTTTTCGTTACAACGGAGTCCTCAATTATGtaattggtataattgtttaattagctagaTAAGTTTAAACACCTATGAACACATACACAGGAATTGAGTTGGAGACCCCCCCCATCCAACCCTTCAGTGCAGATGCTGCTGCCCACGTCACACCAGTAAGGTCCAGTTTAGTTTAGAGAACTGAAGCACTCATGTACAAAAGGTAACAAAGGCAACTCAATTTATTCCATGTCCAAAACCACATGCACACAGAGGGCTCTGGTAATAATGCATTTCAATTAACCACACCATTCTGCTAAGTGCACGATTCTCCATGAACAGAATCTATATAATGAGCACAGCTTAAATGCACTTTACAAGAAATCTCTTTATTCACATaagttaataaaaataaagacaaaaagtATATTAAATCGACACTGATAATTTACATAATTGTGAGAAAGTGGAGACAGTAAAAGACATTGAAAAATGAGACGCACAGAAGACGGGGCAGGGCGAATCCCAGGGGTCAGTTCTTGTAGGTCGCGTGCAAATGGGTCTTGTAAGCtaagaaagagagaaacaatTAGACTGGAATAAAACTGCAGGAATACCATGAGATAATCTGGATCAAGATCACACCCGCCTGGAATTCTCCTCTACACAACCAGTGAAGACCGAGCTGCTTTGGTACCCCCGGCCTCGTTTCCGGCCACACGGAGCGCATTTCTGAAGAAATGGGGTGGCGGAACAAACTCACCTTCTTGGTTTGCCCACAGCTCGGCTGCGCCGGTGTTCATGGGGCTCTCGTTATTGGGTTCTGCAAACAAGACAGCCAGTTAGAGGAGGAAGAGATTCAGGTTTTGGGGGGGGGCACAGTACATCTATTGCTGGAACAGTCAAAGCAGGGAACACAACACAAGATTAGGAATTCTTTAAAATTAGGAACAAGGGGGCTGGGGTACACTACTAGGGTTCAGGACTGGACGGACTGCTCACCTCCTAGCAGACTCTGGATAGACAGCAGTATGGAGCGCACGTCGTACAGCGCCGACCACTTCTCCTTCAGGATGTCCAGGCAGATGAAGCCCTGCTCGTCCACATTGGGGTGGTAGCAGGGCGTGATGAACTTCACACGGGGCGCCTGGTAGGGGTAGCCGCTGGGGAACTCCATGGAGAGCTTGTACCTCAGCCCTTCATACACCTGGCAGCGCAGAGAACACCACGATGGCAAAGTTAAACACTCCCTCACAAAACGCACAGCCCTTGACCACTGAAGTGTTTATTGGCTTTGTGTAGCAGAACGATATAAACCCTGGTTGTGAGGATCCTTTTCAACTCACTTTTGGATGCAATGAACCATATCCTGAGCAAAGACTTCCCCCTTATGACAACACTTCAAAGCTTGAAGATCAACAGTAGCAGGCAATTAAACCTGGTGGATATTCTCATCACATTGGGTCAGCAAACGTCATCTTCTTCCTCTGGTCCGAGTCTCTATCCTCCAAAGCTCTGGGACTACCATGCCGCAACAAGCAAACCCCCACATCATGGACTATGATCAAGTCATAAATGGCCCCTATCAAGACCGCGCAGCTGTTGAGTGACTGACCCCCTGTGTAGCAGCTGCCCAACCCTGGGAATAACTGCCCCAGACAGCTGGACTGTTCCAACAGGTGGCAATGCAGGGTGGCTGTAGAATAGCACAACTTTCTCCTCAGCAAGGAGGCATAAGATCACTAACTTGTTAGGTTGtggattcatttaaaataaatctgcttTAGCATCCTTACATGGTCCAATAAAATGAGAACATGACAACTGTAGACTATAAATAGAAACTCCAAACTGACCGCATCTGGACTACACTGGGGTGATGGGTGGTGGCCACAATGCCATTTTACGTCGGGAGGAGATGGTTTCAATGCATGGTGTCGTGGTTACACAAGCATTTAGACATCAGTACCGGAAACCAGGGCAGCTCCGAGCACTCACCGTTCCCTGAGCGCCGTCTATGGTGCCGATCCACTTAAAGAGATTGTCCGACTCTGGGAAAGCAGAGATGCCCTTGTCCCCAGACATCTGGGAGGGAGAGAACGAGAGATCAGGATGGCAACTGGACCAAAATCAGACCATTTGTCCTTTGTGATTGCCAAGACCAGAGTGGACAGAATTCAGTACTTACCATTAGGGTCATCAACTCCTGTTGCAATCTGGGTAATACGTTatgggaagagagagggggggggattaaaaaaaaaaaattagtccCAATGAAGTGTTAATTTGAaggtaaattaaaatgttggtCCTCCCAGTATATGACTTTCTGTAAAGATCAGGCCTCACCTATAAATTTAGTCATTCATTATCGCCCATGGATTTACACAATAGCAGCTATACGGCCAGGAATTCACTTAAATACACGTAAGGAAGATATCGACTCTGCAAGGGTTAAACTGCCGTGTAGAACAGGCGTTCTccgtttatttcattattaattaacaaaatacacaatcaAACCACAATTTTCCAGATGCCCAAGTTATTTTCACATCTGATATCCCGGA
The genomic region above belongs to Amia ocellicauda isolate fAmiCal2 chromosome 4, fAmiCal2.hap1, whole genome shotgun sequence and contains:
- the LOC136748898 gene encoding regulator of G-protein signaling 9-binding protein; protein product: MAKSLWHRTVGEITAARGSVGECQKAQAALTRVTACFQQLAVGVGSSTDCSHLREELEETRARAHHICTGLRRRLMAILTCSELGSEEREKAERLWVLFLSGIDFFLQELHKIAALQALFPLAQQRDHRALVSTGAVGRGVEVAARAATAQLPWAEGAGEEPPDLRVHIAQLEIMAQEMVQRVNVPIWSVEPMQEAWGEGSGGELELEDRVTSEELLTVEELPQGEHRTGCCHARGCRWGGALCLVT
- the ube2c gene encoding ubiquitin-conjugating enzyme E2 C, with the translated sequence MASQNMDPAAATPAAALKGSESGGSAAKGSVSKRLQQELMTLMMSGDKGISAFPESDNLFKWIGTIDGAQGTVYEGLRYKLSMEFPSGYPYQAPRVKFITPCYHPNVDEQGFICLDILKEKWSALYDVRSILLSIQSLLGEPNNESPMNTGAAELWANQEAYKTHLHATYKN